In one Candidatus Pelagibacter sp. HTCC7211 genomic region, the following are encoded:
- a CDS encoding thiol-disulfide oxidoreductase DCC family protein, which yields MKVYFNNSCKICRAEINLYKKENIKEIDWVDITNNLTAEKETRKNDKDLLRRLHVKEGEKIIEGAEAFLFVWKKIPKYKFLYKFFKLPIIFTLFKYGYEIIAFFLYLKNKHQLKS from the coding sequence ATGAAAGTTTACTTCAATAATTCTTGTAAAATTTGTAGGGCAGAAATTAATTTATACAAGAAAGAAAATATTAAAGAAATTGATTGGGTTGATATTACTAATAATTTAACTGCAGAAAAAGAAACACGTAAAAATGATAAAGATCTTTTAAGAAGATTACATGTTAAAGAAGGTGAAAAAATAATTGAAGGTGCAGAAGCTTTTCTTTTTGTGTGGAAAAAAATTCCAAAATATAAATTTTTGTATAAATTTTTTAAACTTCCAATAATTTTTACTTTATTTAAATATGGATATGAAATTATTGCTTTTTTTTTATATCTAAAAAATAAACATCAACTTAAAAGCTAG
- the tldD gene encoding metalloprotease TldD, which produces MSNFLDKSDLNRKDVDNIVSDTLKNCDDGELYLEDTKSESILLDDNKIKSSNYSSDLGFGFRAISNEVVAYSHSNEISKESLRNSSQNLKSTLKSSKGTYNHEIPKTNNKFYEDINPIEQKSLDSKLEVLNKVNDYLRKKDSSVKQVTASFSGEQKSIEIIRSGGEALTDVRPLIRFNVSVMLEKNGRKETGVYGIGGRQSYDEYLKNDNWKNVCEEALRIASVNLDSKPAPAGEMKVVLGPGWPAILIHEAIGHGLEGDFNRKKTSAFHNLMGQKVASEGVTIVDDGTIGKRRGSLTIDDEGTPTEKTVLIENGILKNFMQDRLNARLMNTKSTGSGRRENYKHIVLPRMRNTMMMSGQHTQDEMIKSVDRGIFAVSFGGGQVDITSGKFVFNCTEAYEINNGKIGSPIKGATLIGDGPSILKEVSMVGNDMMMDPGIGTCGKAGQGVPVGVAQPSILIDKMTVGGTKL; this is translated from the coding sequence ATGAGTAATTTTCTAGACAAATCAGATTTAAACAGAAAAGATGTAGATAATATTGTCTCTGATACACTTAAGAATTGTGATGATGGCGAATTGTATTTAGAAGACACAAAATCAGAGTCAATTTTATTGGACGATAATAAAATTAAAAGTTCAAATTATAGTTCTGATTTAGGTTTTGGATTTAGGGCTATTTCAAATGAGGTGGTTGCGTACTCTCATTCCAATGAAATTTCAAAAGAGTCATTAAGAAATTCTTCACAAAATCTTAAATCAACTCTTAAGTCAAGCAAAGGAACTTATAATCATGAGATCCCAAAAACTAACAATAAATTTTATGAAGATATTAACCCAATAGAACAAAAATCACTGGACTCAAAACTTGAGGTTTTAAATAAAGTTAATGATTATTTACGTAAAAAAGACTCTTCAGTTAAACAGGTTACAGCAAGTTTTAGTGGAGAACAAAAATCAATTGAAATTATACGTTCAGGTGGTGAAGCTTTAACAGATGTTAGACCGTTAATAAGATTTAATGTTTCTGTGATGCTTGAAAAAAATGGAAGAAAAGAAACTGGCGTTTATGGTATTGGCGGAAGACAATCTTATGATGAATATTTAAAAAATGATAATTGGAAAAATGTTTGTGAAGAAGCATTAAGAATTGCTTCAGTAAATTTGGATAGCAAACCAGCACCAGCAGGTGAAATGAAAGTAGTGTTAGGCCCTGGATGGCCAGCAATTTTAATTCATGAAGCCATAGGTCATGGCTTGGAAGGAGACTTTAATCGAAAAAAAACCTCAGCTTTTCATAATTTAATGGGTCAAAAGGTTGCAAGTGAGGGTGTTACTATTGTTGATGATGGAACTATTGGAAAAAGAAGAGGAAGTTTAACAATTGATGATGAAGGAACACCTACTGAAAAAACAGTATTAATTGAAAACGGAATTTTAAAAAATTTCATGCAAGATAGATTAAATGCAAGATTGATGAATACTAAATCTACTGGAAGTGGAAGAAGAGAAAATTATAAACATATCGTTCTACCAAGAATGAGAAATACCATGATGATGAGTGGTCAACATACTCAAGATGAGATGATCAAATCAGTTGATAGGGGAATTTTTGCAGTAAGTTTTGGTGGAGGTCAGGTAGATATTACTTCTGGCAAATTTGTTTTTAATTGCACTGAGGCATACGAGATTAATAATGGTAAAATTGGTTCACCAATTAAAGGTGCAACTTTGATCGGAGATGGTCCATCAATTTTAAAAGAAGTATCAATGGTTGGAAATGATATGATGATGGATCCTGGTATTGGAACCTGTGGAAAAGCTGGCCAAGGTGTTCCAGTAGGAGTAGCGCAGCCATCAATTTTAATAGATAAAATGACTGTCGGCGGAACCAAACTCTAG
- a CDS encoding TldD/PmbA family protein — protein MIKDQEYLKSKASYCLDLAKKLGATDASVTVGNSISETVNFRNKALDESNRSDSLAISIQTFVGKKKSSISSSNLLDENLKTLIEKCIETTKITPEDKFNSLPDQDLLAKEIQELDLYDETHLDNDKKIDYLRELEDTASKDEKIINTESSFSENRGNFILANSDGFCNGYKSSSFTASCVTVAKDEKSMERDYEFTSRCHLNDIIKPKNLGNIAAEQTIKKLSPKKIGSDKISLIFDKRIAKGLLSSFASAISSSAIARGTSFLKDKIDQQIFSDTINIFDKPDLVKGLGSQYFDSEGVKSETLKLVENGFLREYLVDTYNGKKLELKSNGRSGGSTNLYLENGKMSFEELLKINSKNLYITETIGHGTNLVTGDYSIGATGFLIENGEFKYPVNEITIAGNFNDMFKNITLANDLEFKYSVNSPTIMIEGMTVAGK, from the coding sequence ATGATTAAAGATCAAGAATATTTGAAGTCTAAAGCATCGTATTGCCTAGATTTAGCAAAAAAATTAGGCGCAACTGATGCAAGTGTAACTGTTGGAAATTCCATATCAGAGACTGTGAATTTTAGAAATAAGGCTTTAGATGAGTCTAATAGATCTGACAGTCTAGCTATAAGCATCCAAACATTTGTAGGTAAAAAAAAATCTTCAATATCTTCATCAAATTTATTAGATGAAAATTTAAAAACTTTGATTGAAAAATGTATTGAAACAACAAAAATTACACCTGAAGATAAATTTAATTCCTTACCCGATCAAGATTTGCTAGCAAAAGAAATACAAGAATTAGATTTATACGATGAAACACATTTAGATAATGATAAGAAAATAGATTATTTAAGAGAATTAGAAGACACAGCATCAAAAGATGAAAAAATTATAAATACAGAGTCTAGTTTTTCAGAAAATAGAGGAAATTTTATTTTAGCAAATAGTGATGGTTTTTGTAATGGTTATAAATCTTCGTCATTTACCGCATCGTGTGTGACAGTCGCTAAAGATGAAAAAAGCATGGAAAGAGATTATGAATTTACAAGCAGATGTCATTTAAACGATATTATAAAGCCAAAAAATTTAGGAAATATTGCTGCTGAACAAACGATAAAAAAACTTAGTCCAAAAAAAATTGGAAGTGATAAAATAAGTTTAATATTTGATAAGAGAATTGCAAAAGGGTTGCTGAGTTCTTTTGCAAGTGCGATATCCTCATCAGCTATTGCAAGAGGCACTTCTTTTTTAAAAGATAAAATTGACCAACAAATCTTCTCTGACACAATTAATATATTTGATAAACCAGACTTAGTTAAAGGATTGGGCTCACAATATTTTGACTCAGAGGGCGTTAAATCAGAAACTCTAAAGTTAGTAGAAAATGGATTTCTTAGAGAATATCTTGTGGATACTTATAATGGCAAAAAACTAGAATTAAAATCAAATGGCAGAAGTGGTGGTAGTACTAATCTTTATTTAGAAAATGGCAAAATGAGTTTTGAAGAATTATTAAAAATTAATTCTAAAAATTTATATATTACAGAAACAATCGGTCATGGAACAAATTTAGTAACTGGCGACTATTCTATAGGCGCTACAGGTTTCTTAATTGAAAATGGAGAATTTAAATATCCTGTAAATGAAATAACAATAGCTGGAAATTTTAATGACATGTTTAAAAACATAACATTAGCGAATGATTTAGAGTTTAAATATTCAGTTAACTCACCTACTATAATGATTGAAGGCATGACTGTTGCTGGAAAATGA